From Salarias fasciatus chromosome 12, fSalaFa1.1, whole genome shotgun sequence, the proteins below share one genomic window:
- the lzts3b gene encoding leucine zipper putative tumor suppressor 3 isoform X2, which translates to MEREREREMQAAGLDVCGNIVGRGAGEKNGVGMNQHQHREMAAARTDSENNPVGHNPPNHNPPKILPVSGKLEQAMQNNSGLVRPSAFKPVVPKSFHSMQNLVGQAGGAGSEGKAEARGEGFSEGRVGRRGRDGGESGEVPEALLLDQDSPVRVSRSDGGGNGNEVVQGGMSDSGRNSLTSLPTYTGSGSGCGPPAVLGPLSASTSHINRLGMAGAAAGLDKLEKPGYQNGLSASDSGRSSSGKSSSSYQRLSHLSDAPAPLRPSPSSDDIIQDLEDRLWEKEQEVQHMRRNLDQSEAAIIQVFEEKQRVWERQMDELRQNYASRLQQVTRRAQRSQTALQAQITRLSQDKRRLQEEMAALLAQREELERKCLDYRKEQADILPRLEETKWEVCQKAGEISLLKQQLRESQAEVTQRAGEMVALRGQLKELNAQLREREEVMLGLKDSYSTKSLELEKCEGELRRTLSEVSILREKLGVFEAEVLSLKRALSEVSRGAEVVVSPNLAAAGLLPPWGAVHCPRNPTEPTTNSLTPTADTLLSLQSDEAKAQRQEAQRQERQQREEAQWRDVQQRQDAHMQQDIQMRPDAPIRPEAQIRQEAHLRHEAQLRQEAQLRQEVQLRQEAQLRHEVQMRQEAQLRHESQLCPDGHQQPRVQEGHWDEAGELRRQLEQLQAALRLERQQRERQALNFDQERHTWQDEKERVLKYQAQLQLSYVETLQKNQALEKRMSQLGAKPTTTSTTTTVTTTTTTSPTSSNSPPPPPALSPLSPQQLPSLSGPIALTLSPPCEDQKGPPSLHQLAPPWAGPSRLERIESTEI; encoded by the exons atggagcgagagagggagagggaaatGCAGGCCGCAGGTCTAGACGTCTGTGGGAACATTGTGGGTCGAGGAGCAGGTGAGAAGAACGGTGTTGGCATGAACCAGCACCAGCACAGAGAGATGGCAGCAGCCAGAACTGACAGCGAGAACAATCCAGTCGGCCACAACCCTCCGAACCACAACCCGCCAAAGATCCTGCCAGTGTCGGGAAAACTGGAGCAG gCGATGCAGAACAACTCAGGCCTCGTTCGTCCCTCTGCCTTCAAGCCAGTGGTTCCCAAGAGCTTCCACTCCATGCAGAACCTGGTGGGCCAGGCAGGAGGGGCCGGGAGCGAGGGAAAGGCTGAGGCAAGGGGTGAAGGGTTCAGTGAGGGCAGGGTAGGCAGGAGAGGCAGGGACGGAGGAGAGTCAGGGGAGGTCCCAGAggccctgctgctggaccaggACAGCCCAGTGAGAGTGAGCAGAAGTGACGGAGGGGGAAATGGGAACGAAGTGGTTCAGGGAGGGATGTCCGATTCAGGGAGGAACTCCTTGACCAGTCTGCCCACGTACACAGGCTCAGGTTCTGGTTGCGGGCCCCCAGCAGTTCTGGGGCCCCTTAGTGCCTCCACCAGCCACATTAACAGGCTGGGCATGGCTGGGGCAGCGGCAGGCCTGGATAAACTGGAAAAGCCTGGCTACCAG AACGGGCTCAGTGCTTCAGACAGCGGGCGGTCCTCGTCAGGAAAGAGCTCCTCTTCCTACCAGAGGCTGAGCCACCTGAGCGATGCCCCTGCACCTCtacgcccctccccctcctccgacGACATCATCCAGGACCTCGAGGACCGCCTGTGGGAGAAAGAGCAAGAG GTGCAGCATATGCGCAGAAACCTGGACCAAAGTGAGGCAGCGATCATTCAGGTGTTTGAGGAGAAGCAGCGTGTCTGGGAGCGGCAGATGGATGAGCTGAGACAGAACTATGCTTCGCGCCTGCAGCAG gtcACTCGTCGCGCTCAGCGTTCGCAAACCGCCCTGCAGGCTCAGATAACCCGTCTGTCACAGGACAAGAGGAGGCTCCAGGAGGAGATGGCTGCTCTTTTAGCTCAGAGGGAGGAACTGGAAAGAAAGTGTCTGGATTACCGGAAGGAGCAGGCTGACATCTTACCTCGTCTGGAGGAGACCAAGTGGGAG GTGTGTCAAAAAGCCGGAGAGATCTcgctgctgaagcagcagctgagggaGAGTCAAGCTGAAGTGACGCAGCGAGCCGGAGAGATGGTGGCCCTGAGAGGCCAGCTGAAGGAGCTCAACGCCCAGCTacgggagagggaggaggtcaTGCTGGGCCTGAAGGACTCCTACAGCACCAAGagtctggagctggagaagtGTGAGGGAGAACTGAGGAGAACCCTGTCTGAG GTGTCCATACTTCGAGAGAAGCTGGGAGTATTTGAAGCAGAGGTGCTGAGTTTAAAGCGAGCTTTAAGTGAAGTGAGCAGAGGTGCAGAAGTGGTTGTGAGCCCGAACTTAGCTGCTGCAGGGCTTTTGCCGCCATGGGGAGCTGTCCACTGCCCAAGAAACCCAACTGAGCCCACAACCAACTCCCTCACTCCCACAGCTGACACCCTGCTGAGCCTTCAGAGCGATGAAGCCAAAGCTCAGAGGCAGGAGGCTCAGAGACAAGAGAGGCAGCAGCGTGAGGAGGCTCAGTGGCGGGACGTGCAGCAGCGTCAGGACGCCCACATGCAGCAGGACATCCAGATGCGTCCGGACGCCCCGATTCGTCCGGAGGCCCAGATCCGCCAGGAGGCTCACCTCCGCCACGAGGCCCAGTTACGCCAAGAAGCACAGCTGCGTCAAGAGGTGCAGCTCCGTCAGGAGGCCCAGCTTCGCCACGAGGTCCAAATGCGGCAGGAGGCCCAGCTACGTCACGAGTCCCAGCTCTGCCCGGACGGCCACCAGCAGCCGCGGGTCCAGGAGGGTCACTGGGACGAAGCGGGGGAGCTGCGGcggcagctggagcagctgcaggccgCCCTGCGCctggagcggcagcagcgggAGCGTCAGGCCCTCAACTTCGACCAGGAGCGGCACACCTGGCAGGACGAGAAGGAGAGGGTTCTGAAATACCaggcacagctgcagctcagctacGTGGAAACGCTGCAGAAAAACCAAGCTTTGGAAAAGCGCATGAGCCAGCTGGGAGCCAAACCGACAAcaacctccaccaccaccaccgtcaccaccaccaccaccacttcccccacctcctccaactccccgcctcctccccctgccCTCTCTCCTCTAtctcctcagcagctcccctccCTCTCCGGCCCCATCGCTCTCACGCTCTCCCCACCCTGTGAAGACCAAAAGGgccctccgtccctccatcagCTCGCCCCTCCGTGGGCCGGACCCTCGCGTCTGGAGAGGATAGAGTCCACGGAGATATAA
- the lzts3b gene encoding leucine zipper putative tumor suppressor 3 isoform X1, whose product MEREREREMQAAGLDVCGNIVGRGAGEKNGVGMNQHQHREMAAARTDSENNPVGHNPPNHNPPKILPVSGKLEQKQWRRCPNKKKDFYMKAMQNNSGLVRPSAFKPVVPKSFHSMQNLVGQAGGAGSEGKAEARGEGFSEGRVGRRGRDGGESGEVPEALLLDQDSPVRVSRSDGGGNGNEVVQGGMSDSGRNSLTSLPTYTGSGSGCGPPAVLGPLSASTSHINRLGMAGAAAGLDKLEKPGYQNGLSASDSGRSSSGKSSSSYQRLSHLSDAPAPLRPSPSSDDIIQDLEDRLWEKEQEVQHMRRNLDQSEAAIIQVFEEKQRVWERQMDELRQNYASRLQQVTRRAQRSQTALQAQITRLSQDKRRLQEEMAALLAQREELERKCLDYRKEQADILPRLEETKWEVCQKAGEISLLKQQLRESQAEVTQRAGEMVALRGQLKELNAQLREREEVMLGLKDSYSTKSLELEKCEGELRRTLSEVSILREKLGVFEAEVLSLKRALSEVSRGAEVVVSPNLAAAGLLPPWGAVHCPRNPTEPTTNSLTPTADTLLSLQSDEAKAQRQEAQRQERQQREEAQWRDVQQRQDAHMQQDIQMRPDAPIRPEAQIRQEAHLRHEAQLRQEAQLRQEVQLRQEAQLRHEVQMRQEAQLRHESQLCPDGHQQPRVQEGHWDEAGELRRQLEQLQAALRLERQQRERQALNFDQERHTWQDEKERVLKYQAQLQLSYVETLQKNQALEKRMSQLGAKPTTTSTTTTVTTTTTTSPTSSNSPPPPPALSPLSPQQLPSLSGPIALTLSPPCEDQKGPPSLHQLAPPWAGPSRLERIESTEI is encoded by the exons atggagcgagagagggagagggaaatGCAGGCCGCAGGTCTAGACGTCTGTGGGAACATTGTGGGTCGAGGAGCAGGTGAGAAGAACGGTGTTGGCATGAACCAGCACCAGCACAGAGAGATGGCAGCAGCCAGAACTGACAGCGAGAACAATCCAGTCGGCCACAACCCTCCGAACCACAACCCGCCAAAGATCCTGCCAGTGTCGGGAAAACTGGAGCAG AAACAGTGGAGAAGGTGTCCAAACAAAAAGAAGGATTTCTATATGAAG gCGATGCAGAACAACTCAGGCCTCGTTCGTCCCTCTGCCTTCAAGCCAGTGGTTCCCAAGAGCTTCCACTCCATGCAGAACCTGGTGGGCCAGGCAGGAGGGGCCGGGAGCGAGGGAAAGGCTGAGGCAAGGGGTGAAGGGTTCAGTGAGGGCAGGGTAGGCAGGAGAGGCAGGGACGGAGGAGAGTCAGGGGAGGTCCCAGAggccctgctgctggaccaggACAGCCCAGTGAGAGTGAGCAGAAGTGACGGAGGGGGAAATGGGAACGAAGTGGTTCAGGGAGGGATGTCCGATTCAGGGAGGAACTCCTTGACCAGTCTGCCCACGTACACAGGCTCAGGTTCTGGTTGCGGGCCCCCAGCAGTTCTGGGGCCCCTTAGTGCCTCCACCAGCCACATTAACAGGCTGGGCATGGCTGGGGCAGCGGCAGGCCTGGATAAACTGGAAAAGCCTGGCTACCAG AACGGGCTCAGTGCTTCAGACAGCGGGCGGTCCTCGTCAGGAAAGAGCTCCTCTTCCTACCAGAGGCTGAGCCACCTGAGCGATGCCCCTGCACCTCtacgcccctccccctcctccgacGACATCATCCAGGACCTCGAGGACCGCCTGTGGGAGAAAGAGCAAGAG GTGCAGCATATGCGCAGAAACCTGGACCAAAGTGAGGCAGCGATCATTCAGGTGTTTGAGGAGAAGCAGCGTGTCTGGGAGCGGCAGATGGATGAGCTGAGACAGAACTATGCTTCGCGCCTGCAGCAG gtcACTCGTCGCGCTCAGCGTTCGCAAACCGCCCTGCAGGCTCAGATAACCCGTCTGTCACAGGACAAGAGGAGGCTCCAGGAGGAGATGGCTGCTCTTTTAGCTCAGAGGGAGGAACTGGAAAGAAAGTGTCTGGATTACCGGAAGGAGCAGGCTGACATCTTACCTCGTCTGGAGGAGACCAAGTGGGAG GTGTGTCAAAAAGCCGGAGAGATCTcgctgctgaagcagcagctgagggaGAGTCAAGCTGAAGTGACGCAGCGAGCCGGAGAGATGGTGGCCCTGAGAGGCCAGCTGAAGGAGCTCAACGCCCAGCTacgggagagggaggaggtcaTGCTGGGCCTGAAGGACTCCTACAGCACCAAGagtctggagctggagaagtGTGAGGGAGAACTGAGGAGAACCCTGTCTGAG GTGTCCATACTTCGAGAGAAGCTGGGAGTATTTGAAGCAGAGGTGCTGAGTTTAAAGCGAGCTTTAAGTGAAGTGAGCAGAGGTGCAGAAGTGGTTGTGAGCCCGAACTTAGCTGCTGCAGGGCTTTTGCCGCCATGGGGAGCTGTCCACTGCCCAAGAAACCCAACTGAGCCCACAACCAACTCCCTCACTCCCACAGCTGACACCCTGCTGAGCCTTCAGAGCGATGAAGCCAAAGCTCAGAGGCAGGAGGCTCAGAGACAAGAGAGGCAGCAGCGTGAGGAGGCTCAGTGGCGGGACGTGCAGCAGCGTCAGGACGCCCACATGCAGCAGGACATCCAGATGCGTCCGGACGCCCCGATTCGTCCGGAGGCCCAGATCCGCCAGGAGGCTCACCTCCGCCACGAGGCCCAGTTACGCCAAGAAGCACAGCTGCGTCAAGAGGTGCAGCTCCGTCAGGAGGCCCAGCTTCGCCACGAGGTCCAAATGCGGCAGGAGGCCCAGCTACGTCACGAGTCCCAGCTCTGCCCGGACGGCCACCAGCAGCCGCGGGTCCAGGAGGGTCACTGGGACGAAGCGGGGGAGCTGCGGcggcagctggagcagctgcaggccgCCCTGCGCctggagcggcagcagcgggAGCGTCAGGCCCTCAACTTCGACCAGGAGCGGCACACCTGGCAGGACGAGAAGGAGAGGGTTCTGAAATACCaggcacagctgcagctcagctacGTGGAAACGCTGCAGAAAAACCAAGCTTTGGAAAAGCGCATGAGCCAGCTGGGAGCCAAACCGACAAcaacctccaccaccaccaccgtcaccaccaccaccaccacttcccccacctcctccaactccccgcctcctccccctgccCTCTCTCCTCTAtctcctcagcagctcccctccCTCTCCGGCCCCATCGCTCTCACGCTCTCCCCACCCTGTGAAGACCAAAAGGgccctccgtccctccatcagCTCGCCCCTCCGTGGGCCGGACCCTCGCGTCTGGAGAGGATAGAGTCCACGGAGATATAA
- the lifra gene encoding LIF receptor subunit alpha a, whose translation MSPVNVIPGPRPSCSLVWILWVLQGLLSMQAHAKIVLTVPDQVTLSGNTKAQQLSISWNGGAATTFDLIILRTEFNETVFYDTVSPTVNQVNGRHQWNWTSAEPLECTSLSVQIRSRYEQTTSEWSKTQIHEGKDIPGTKSNGMYPIDKVVPVGANTTFCCIVAERKAFQSMHYDNTPMNVTRLSRRTYAATAFNQRPSRPSGTNIPCYTSPLEPLNSGTVVFVGYAPLPSDLVCETYDLTSAVCKWKEGRDTHLTGKRRTRYWLNSRSCPQDKQECELPQWEGNWTLVAVNPLGQHSLTDSAELTHRVCPVAPSKLSSVVQAWNATVAWEWKHQSYSSLALVCQVELSTEGNKTKRIYSGVGLRSVIIPGLYPDEQHIVRVRCGSQRNFWKWGIWSDPIAFRTNADVPDALDVWMWMNGDNTAQVVWKPLTPRQSHGQITNYEVTLWSPEENRQHTEILPPTTRTVSVNLTQITSSTGGGKVIATVLAKNAKGVSQPASVTLHFTDADSLPVSRTDYTDRGFPLSWQSNTSCSFVVEWHNAACFHDCPVEWIRVAAGSTNASVESANFEAGQRYSFSLYSCPSDFPELLQRWQGYSQELVPFSSVPLSGTSQQSDIVLTWGEIPTVNQRGFLLGYNVYISNGFQLTSLANLTDLETRNYTVKGLSRGTYKFTVKAYTSAGEDTGATVSVTLAPYTDWLILEMLGSLGIVFLLLVGVTFICYKKRKWVKKAFYPDIPEPKLPGDWSRTQGTLDVKPSPHNMVHIVEKPDWDSSKEALVAIPEEDEDHDGQDMGDEPVDTDEPTSLRYYNQVVDERPIRPRFPDSTSSASSLDSAQTDVTYTGIQTSGSSLVFQLDQQGSCEGHQVQDDHPIRSGGRGYWPQMQQSAACNEVGLASPEPLLEPQAAISGGYKPQISWHLDSPGEAEERGSLAPSLGSPTSVASTQFLLPEGEEHDEEKRQSSATTWFTNLLSSTKP comes from the exons ATGTCTCCTGTAAACGTCATTCCCGGGCCGAGGCCCAGCTGCAGCCTCGTGTGGATCCTATGGGTTCTCCAGGGCCTCTTGTCTATGCAGGCTCATGCAAAAATAG TCCTTACTGTACCCGACCAGGTGACTTTGTCAGGCAACACTAAAGCCCAGCAACTGTCTATTTCCTGGAATGGAGGCGCTGccacgacctttgacctgatCATTCTTCGAACTGAATTCAACGAAACTGTCTTCTAT GACACCGTGTCTCCAACAGTGAATCAGGTGAACGGTCGACACCAGTGGAACTGGACCTCGGCCGAACCGCTGGAGTGTACCTCGCTTTCCGTTCAGATTCGCTCCAGATATGAACAGACAACAAGTGAATGGAGCAAGACTCAGATACATGAAG GAAAGGACATCCCCGGCACGAAGAGCAATGGGATGTACCCCATCGACAAAGTAGTCCCCGTTGGGGCCAACACCACTTTCTGTTGCATCGTAGCAGAGCGGAAAGCCTTTCAGAGCATGCACTACGACAACACACCGATGAACGTGACGCGACTGAGCAGACGGACTTACGCAGCGACGGCGTTCAATCAGAGACCATCCAGGCCGAGCGGAACCAACATACCTTGTTATACGAGCCCGCTGGAGCCACTGAACAGCGGGACCGTCGTGTTCGTCGGAT ATGCACCTCTACCAAGTGACCTGGTGTGTGAGACGTATGACCTGACTTCAGCTGTTTGCAAATGGAAGGAAGGCCGAGACACTCACTTAACTGGGAAACGGAGAACACGCTACTGGTTAAACTCACG TTCGTGTCCTCAAGACAAACAGGAATGCGAGTTGCCCCAGTGGGAGGGTAACTGGACCCTGGTGGCTGTGAACCCTCTCGGTCAGCACAGCCTGACGGACTCTGCtgaactcacacacagag TGTGTCCCGTAGCTCCGTCCAAGCTGAGCTCTGTGGTGCAGGCCTGGAATGCCACTGTGGCGTGGGAGTGGAAGCACCAAAGTTACTCCTCCCTCGCTCTTGTCTGCCAGGTCGAGCTCTCAACCGAAGGGAACAAAACGAAG cgcATCTACTCGGGCGTGGGTCTGCGGTCTGTTATCATACCGGGCCTGTATCCTGACGAGCAACACATTGTTCGAGTCCGCTGTGGCTCCCAAAGGAATTTCTGGAAGTGGGGAATTTGGAGTGATCCAATTGCCTTCAGAACCAACGCTGACG TTCCAGATGCCCTTGATGTGTGGATGTGGATGAACGGGGACAACACAGCACAGGTGGtttggaag CCTCTGACACCAAGACAAAGTCACGGCCAAATCACAAATTATGAAGTGACTCTGTGGAGCCCTGAAGAAAACCGACAGCACACTGAAATCTTGCCACCAACGACCCGCACGGTGTCAGTCAACCTCACACAAATTACTTCCTCCACCGGCGGGGGCAAGGTCATAGCCACCGTCCTCGCAAAGAACGCCAAAGGAGTCTCTCAACCTGCCAGTGTAACTCTGCATTTCACAG atgCAGATTCTCTTCCTGTGTCCAGGACAGATTATACAGACAGAGGCTTCCCTCTATCCTGGCAGAGCAACACCTCATGTAGCTTCGTGGTGGAATGGCATAATGCTGCCTGCTTCCACGACTGCCCTGTGGAGTGGATCAGAGTTGCCGCTGGAAGCACGAATGCCTCCGTTGAGTCAG CCAACTTCGAGGCAGGTCAGAGGTACAGCTTTTCCCTGTACAGCTGCCCTTCAGATTTCCCCGAACTGCTGCAGCGCTGGCAGGGCTACAGCCAGGAGCTGG TCCCCTTCAGCTCCGTCCCGCTGTCAGGTACATCGCAGCAATCTGACATTGTGCTCACCTGGGGGGAGATTCCCACGGTGAACCAAAGAGGCTTCCTCCTGGGCTACAATGTTTACATCAGTAATGGCTTTCAGCTTACCAGTCTCG CCAATCTGACAGACCTGGAGACGAGGAACTACACAGTGAAGGGCCTCTCTCGGGGCACCTATAAATTCACTGTGAAGGCCTACACTTCGGCAGGCGAGGACACGGGCGCCACTGTTTCTGTCACGCTGGCGCCATACA CTGATTGGCTAATCCTGGAAATGTTAGGTTCCTTGGGAattgttttcttgttgctgGTTGGTGTCACCTTCATTTGCTACAAGAAAAGGAAATG gGTCAAAAAGGCGTTCTATCCAGACATACCTGAGCCCAAGCTGCCTGGTGATTGGTCCAGGACACAG GGAACGTTGGATGTAAAGCCGTCACCTCACAACATGGTCCACATCGTGGAAAAGCCTGACTGGGACTCGAGTAAAGAAGCGCTTGTTGCCATTCCCGAAGAGGATGAGGATCACGACGGTCAGGACATGGGCGATGAGCCCGTAGACACGGACGAGCCAACGTCGTTGCGATACTACAACCAGGTCGTAGATGAGCGGCCCATCAGGCCGCGGTTTCCTGACTCGACGTCTTCCGCGTCTTCTTTGGACTCGGCACAGACAGATGTGACATACACGGGAATCCAGACCTCAGGGTCGTCCCTGGTCTTCCAGCTGGATCAGCAGGGCTCCTGTGAGGGCCACCAAGTCCAGGATGATCACCCCATCCGCTCCGGAGGGAGAGGCTACTGGCCTCAAATGCAGCAAAGTGCAGCCTGTAATGAAGTAGGTCTGGCTTCGCCGGAGCCTTTACTCGAACCCCAGGCCGCCATTAGTGGAGGCTATAAACCTCAGATCTCCTGGCATTTGGACTCCCCTGGGGAGGCAGAGGAGCGGGGCAGCCTGGCACCCTCTCTGGGATCCCCCACCTCGGTGGCCTCCACTCAGTTCCTCCTCCCTGAAGGAGAAGAGCATGATGAGGAGAAACGACAGTCATCAGCGACTACCTGGTTCACCAACCTGCTGTCATCTACTAAACCATAA